From a single Paenibacillus sp. FSL R5-0345 genomic region:
- a CDS encoding serine hydrolase domain-containing protein codes for MKKKIISLLMVFLLLVVYIPTNAFAADSGKTQTYVNTQKVAAEKAAFLTEKIGTTSLQYALMDGDTIVVSGQAGYSHVESKTVPSVTTMYGIGSTSKVYTAASIMKLVEQGKVDLEAPIVTYLNNFTMEDSRYKQITVRMLLNHSSGLGGSNLSNSFLFNDSDSIAKDNLLATLSTQRLKADPGAYSVYCNDGFTLAELIVEKVSGMDFTTFIHQNFTGPLGLQHTKTPVDSVDSSQLASVYNATYPAALPKETINVIGTGGIYSTAEDLVRFATIFTGGSKGILSEKSVKAMEQEEYKRGMWPKGIDNSFAYGLGWDSVNLYPFNQYEIKALTKGGDTSLYHTSLVVLPEQRMAAAVVSSGGSSTTDQMLANEILLSALQEKGVIKELKATPTFKATNKEKMPEDLLSYAGVYADSTQLMKIEISKAGELSISSIMAPTMPAQKFSYHTNGEFLDAVGTSKVSFVKESNGRIYLWSQGYGVIPGLGETASTQYAAEKLEANSLSNEVLSAWQQRQGKMYFDVSEKYSSQFYMSMPVAGIAMFPDAPGYMGSNKITGPNKAEMTVQIPTLGGRDLADLVFENKEGVEYLKVGSQYFISQDAIKPIYAGPQSLVTIQADGYARWYEIPETASGKLMTVELPAKGSFAVYDQNGMCVNFSTISGLTQVKLPSNGKIVFVSDVGAKFELTIK; via the coding sequence ATGAAGAAGAAAATAATATCCCTGTTGATGGTATTTCTGCTTTTAGTCGTGTATATTCCTACGAATGCTTTTGCAGCGGATAGTGGAAAAACGCAAACGTACGTGAACACTCAGAAGGTGGCGGCTGAGAAGGCAGCATTCTTAACGGAAAAGATAGGAACGACGAGTCTCCAATATGCTCTGATGGATGGGGATACAATCGTTGTGAGCGGCCAAGCAGGATACAGCCATGTGGAGAGCAAGACGGTACCAAGCGTTACAACGATGTATGGAATTGGCTCGACGAGTAAGGTGTATACGGCAGCTTCTATTATGAAGCTCGTAGAACAAGGGAAAGTTGATTTAGAGGCTCCCATTGTAACTTATTTGAATAATTTTACGATGGAAGATTCACGTTATAAGCAAATCACCGTACGTATGCTGTTGAATCACTCATCAGGTCTTGGGGGTTCGAACTTATCAAATTCTTTCTTATTTAATGATTCTGATTCTATCGCCAAAGATAATTTGCTAGCGACTTTGTCAACACAACGCCTAAAGGCAGATCCAGGAGCGTACTCTGTATATTGTAATGATGGATTTACGCTGGCGGAGTTGATTGTTGAGAAAGTCAGTGGCATGGACTTCACTACATTCATTCATCAAAATTTTACAGGTCCTTTAGGGCTTCAGCATACGAAAACGCCAGTAGATTCTGTGGATTCCAGCCAGCTGGCAAGTGTATACAATGCTACCTACCCAGCCGCTTTACCCAAAGAGACCATTAACGTAATTGGAACAGGGGGCATCTATTCCACGGCTGAAGATTTGGTGCGCTTTGCAACTATTTTCACTGGAGGATCGAAAGGGATTCTGTCAGAGAAATCAGTAAAAGCGATGGAGCAAGAGGAATATAAACGTGGAATGTGGCCAAAAGGAATCGATAATTCGTTCGCATATGGATTGGGCTGGGACAGTGTGAATTTATATCCATTCAATCAATACGAGATCAAAGCTCTGACTAAGGGCGGGGATACAAGTCTGTATCATACTTCACTTGTCGTGTTGCCAGAACAACGGATGGCAGCAGCTGTGGTATCTTCTGGAGGATCGAGCACTACCGATCAGATGCTTGCTAACGAAATTTTGCTCAGTGCTCTACAAGAAAAGGGAGTTATCAAGGAACTGAAAGCTACGCCTACATTTAAAGCCACGAACAAAGAGAAGATGCCAGAGGATTTGTTAAGTTATGCAGGTGTTTATGCTGATTCTACGCAGCTAATGAAGATAGAGATTAGTAAAGCTGGGGAATTGAGTATCTCTTCGATCATGGCACCTACAATGCCAGCTCAGAAATTTTCGTATCATACGAACGGTGAATTCTTAGATGCAGTGGGTACGAGTAAAGTTAGCTTTGTGAAGGAGAGCAATGGTCGTATCTATCTTTGGAGTCAAGGGTACGGAGTTATTCCAGGGCTTGGTGAGACTGCCAGTACTCAATATGCAGCAGAAAAGCTAGAGGCGAATTCTTTATCCAATGAGGTTTTGTCAGCATGGCAGCAGCGTCAAGGAAAAATGTATTTTGATGTCAGCGAGAAGTATAGCTCACAATTTTACATGAGTATGCCAGTAGCTGGAATTGCTATGTTCCCTGATGCACCGGGCTATATGGGCTCGAATAAAATAACTGGCCCGAATAAAGCTGAAATGACTGTGCAAATTCCAACTTTAGGTGGGCGCGATCTTGCGGATCTTGTTTTTGAAAATAAAGAGGGTGTGGAGTACCTTAAGGTTGGAAGCCAATATTTTATATCACAGGATGCCATTAAACCTATCTATGCCGGCCCGCAATCATTGGTAACCATCCAAGCAGATGGATATGCGAGATGGTATGAAATACCTGAGACAGCATCAGGAAAGTTGATGACAGTAGAGCTACCAGCTAAAGGTTCCTTTGCTGTTTATGATCAGAATGGTATGTGTGTAAATTTCTCTACAATCAGCGGTCTTACGCAAGTTAAACTTCCGAGTAACGGGAAAATTGTATTTGTAAGCGATGTGGGTGCGAAGTTTGAATTGACAATCAAGTAG
- a CDS encoding MOSC domain-containing protein → MQSIVGEIREINRYPVKSFAGERLESCMIEPYGMLGDRFCAFYDESKEGWWRYFTARNNPKMLTYQAQFINGDIHVRASDGRTFGWDERLLEEIQSQTKTQISMSTIKASHPQPEHPQLLSVDGASILLITDASLKKLEASWGNSLDQRRFRGNFVIALNDESLFEGDWIGRQLSIGEVQLQVDSFCERCMVITMDPDSLERDPKLLKKLNQEFELHFGVYASVVKTGEIRIGDKVELMD, encoded by the coding sequence GTGCAATCAATCGTTGGTGAAATCCGAGAAATTAACCGCTATCCAGTCAAGTCATTTGCAGGTGAACGATTGGAATCCTGTATGATAGAACCATATGGAATGCTTGGGGATCGTTTCTGTGCCTTTTATGATGAGTCAAAAGAGGGATGGTGGCGTTATTTTACGGCTAGAAATAATCCTAAAATGCTTACCTATCAAGCCCAATTTATCAATGGAGATATTCATGTAAGAGCTTCGGATGGACGAACCTTTGGGTGGGACGAGCGTTTGTTGGAAGAGATTCAAAGCCAAACTAAAACACAAATCTCCATGTCTACTATAAAAGCTTCGCATCCACAACCGGAGCATCCACAACTGTTATCAGTGGATGGCGCTAGTATCTTACTCATTACGGATGCCAGCTTAAAGAAGCTTGAGGCATCATGGGGAAATTCCTTAGATCAGCGACGTTTTCGTGGGAACTTTGTTATCGCTTTAAATGATGAATCGCTTTTTGAAGGGGATTGGATCGGTCGGCAGCTCTCCATTGGAGAAGTGCAGCTACAGGTAGATAGTTTTTGTGAGAGATGTATGGTTATCACGATGGACCCGGATAGTCTGGAAAGAGACCCTAAACTATTGAAAAAACTGAACCAAGAGTTTGAACTACACTTCGGTGTGTATGCTTCTGTAGTTAAGACAGGGGAAATCAGAATCGGAGACAAAGTAGAATTAATGGATTAG
- a CDS encoding ATP-binding protein, translating to MHSFDFAFTHAVIGMALVSFDGTLLKWNSALSALLGYDHSELLTSSSSVRTLLSQIREIAELEESLSSLNIHPYRYQQDYFKPTGQLLSLEISISIISDTNGAPQYYFIQFENKTIIKQIETQLQEAETNLLEKDDSFLQLLEELPLTVVITINGIVHYANSAGLQLIHAESLDQVFGSSTTSIVDLSNYQILQERRERYHSGNTSGSVCYLINCLNGQQKYVDGFTLPIIFNGSRAFIGIFKDISQQMLEEERLIQSEKLSTAGQLAAGIAHEIRNPLTAINGFMKLLRSSERMNDKYFFIIESELKRIEFIVNELLVLSKPQTTHISKPVDLLSLLEQVTTLMNGQAALRNLKILPVCADQPIWIHGEAYQLKQVFINLLKNAMEAMNNGGNIYIHVHTTESESRISVQDEGCGMSEEQIKALGKPFYTTKESGTGLGFMITQNIVHNHGGAITVESIPEQGTTFTVTLPMILEPEEAAISI from the coding sequence TTGCACAGTTTCGATTTTGCTTTTACACATGCTGTAATTGGAATGGCGCTTGTTTCGTTTGATGGAACGCTCTTGAAATGGAATTCCGCCTTAAGTGCCCTTTTGGGATATGATCATAGCGAGTTACTAACATCCTCTTCATCTGTTCGTACGCTTCTAAGTCAGATCCGTGAAATTGCTGAGCTTGAAGAGTCTTTATCCTCGTTGAACATCCATCCGTATCGATACCAACAGGATTACTTCAAACCAACTGGACAACTATTATCCCTAGAGATCTCCATCTCTATTATTTCGGATACCAATGGTGCCCCCCAATATTATTTCATTCAATTCGAAAATAAGACGATCATCAAGCAGATAGAAACGCAGCTGCAGGAAGCAGAAACTAATCTGTTGGAGAAAGATGATTCTTTCTTACAGCTGCTAGAGGAATTACCTCTGACCGTGGTGATTACAATAAACGGGATTGTTCATTATGCGAATTCAGCGGGTTTGCAATTAATCCATGCGGAAAGCCTTGATCAAGTATTTGGTTCATCTACTACTAGTATTGTAGACCTTTCCAATTATCAAATTCTTCAAGAACGAAGGGAAAGATATCACAGCGGTAATACGTCAGGCTCCGTTTGCTACTTAATTAATTGCTTAAATGGTCAGCAGAAATATGTGGATGGGTTCACGCTACCGATTATCTTCAATGGAAGCAGAGCATTTATTGGGATTTTTAAAGATATCTCACAGCAAATGCTGGAAGAAGAACGGCTAATCCAATCCGAGAAATTATCCACCGCAGGGCAATTAGCAGCTGGAATTGCTCATGAAATCCGGAATCCACTTACAGCCATTAACGGCTTTATGAAGCTGCTTCGCTCTTCCGAGCGCATGAATGATAAATATTTTTTCATTATAGAGTCCGAATTGAAACGCATCGAGTTTATCGTCAACGAACTGCTCGTCTTATCCAAACCACAAACGACGCATATCAGTAAGCCTGTCGATTTATTATCTTTGCTCGAGCAAGTTACTACATTAATGAATGGTCAAGCTGCACTAAGAAACCTTAAGATTCTCCCTGTCTGTGCTGATCAACCCATTTGGATTCATGGAGAGGCTTATCAGCTTAAGCAGGTGTTTATTAATTTACTTAAAAATGCGATGGAAGCAATGAATAATGGAGGAAACATATATATTCATGTGCATACAACTGAAAGTGAATCCCGAATTAGTGTACAGGATGAAGGTTGCGGGATGTCAGAGGAACAGATCAAAGCACTTGGCAAACCATTTTATACGACAAAAGAATCAGGAACTGGCCTTGGGTTTATGATCACACAAAATATTGTACATAATCATGGCGGAGCTATAACAGTAGAAAGTATTCCTGAGCAAGGTACCACTTTTACAGTAACCCTTCCAATGATATTAGAGCCTGAGGAAGCTGCGATTAGCATTTGA
- a CDS encoding DUF6063 family protein, with translation MSYTLEQVQQASRLFFELLRKKVIPLDDPAAAECLQDAGTYDALQYVAKEAGCRVMNSGQRLHLLVNPLGSVFATNFTQLKNKYSRIERKTHLHIINIIILVFLAEMDQDETHFKSGQDSMSYIQISDQVSSLFQAWIQMDDEGQFSQQWRLDIQAMSKVWTNLYMQTKSQEESDLLTRGAGSRIGLIHEGMKLLEEEKLVFISESEKRIFPREELYERMRYLYHDVDRYQELKKLIGRTLAEKDGATNAAD, from the coding sequence ATGAGTTATACATTAGAACAGGTACAGCAAGCTTCACGGCTATTTTTTGAATTACTTCGTAAAAAAGTAATTCCTCTCGATGATCCTGCGGCGGCAGAATGCCTGCAGGACGCTGGAACATATGATGCGCTTCAATATGTTGCCAAGGAGGCAGGCTGTCGAGTGATGAATTCCGGACAACGTCTCCATCTGCTCGTCAATCCACTCGGGTCAGTGTTCGCCACCAACTTTACCCAGTTGAAGAATAAATACTCACGAATTGAGCGCAAAACTCATTTACATATCATTAATATTATCATCCTTGTTTTTCTGGCCGAGATGGACCAGGACGAGACTCATTTTAAGTCCGGACAGGACAGTATGTCCTATATACAGATATCCGATCAGGTGTCTTCACTTTTTCAAGCTTGGATACAGATGGATGATGAAGGTCAGTTTAGCCAGCAGTGGCGGTTGGATATCCAAGCGATGTCGAAGGTGTGGACTAACCTCTATATGCAAACTAAGAGTCAGGAAGAGAGCGATCTTCTGACAAGAGGCGCAGGCTCACGAATTGGGCTGATACATGAAGGTATGAAGCTCCTGGAAGAGGAGAAGCTTGTGTTCATCTCAGAGTCAGAGAAGCGCATATTCCCGCGGGAAGAGCTTTATGAGAGAATGCGGTATTTATATCATGATGTTGACCGGTATCAGGAATTAAAGAAACTCATTGGACGAACTTTAGCTGAGAAAGACGGTGCTACTAATGCCGCGGATTGA
- a CDS encoding GNAT family N-acetyltransferase has translation MLAEAFAKDDPLYQHILPDETTRLRVLNIFFHRYIEMLYPYSDLLTTSTNYEAVALVFHSERQTGTLIANLNYTKQIGLAIIKCLPICRMIGVRGFFRGLSILRSMSSLWLSMFGDQKYLHLDMLAVQERYRGQGYVSKIMKPLLAECREKNALCTLETQTPSNLPIYEHYQFRTVKVIPLPNSTLEQYCMACAPDSAE, from the coding sequence GTGCTGGCAGAAGCCTTCGCAAAGGATGATCCGTTGTATCAGCATATTTTGCCAGATGAAACAACCAGGCTCCGCGTATTAAATATTTTTTTTCATCGTTATATTGAAATGCTGTATCCATATTCGGATTTATTAACGACGTCAACTAATTATGAAGCTGTCGCCTTAGTGTTTCATTCGGAGCGTCAAACGGGGACGTTGATTGCGAACCTTAACTATACGAAACAAATTGGGCTTGCGATTATTAAGTGTTTACCGATTTGCCGAATGATTGGTGTGCGAGGATTTTTTCGAGGGTTATCCATATTGCGCAGTATGAGTTCCTTATGGTTATCCATGTTTGGGGATCAGAAGTATTTGCATTTAGATATGCTTGCAGTGCAAGAACGTTACCGTGGACAAGGCTATGTATCAAAGATCATGAAGCCGCTGCTCGCCGAATGCCGTGAGAAGAACGCATTATGTACGTTAGAGACACAGACACCAAGCAATTTACCCATTTATGAGCACTATCAATTCCGCACGGTTAAGGTTATCCCCTTACCCAACAGTACACTAGAGCAGTATTGTATGGCATGTGCTCCAGATTCTGCAGAGTAG
- a CDS encoding undecaprenyl-diphosphate phosphatase: protein MEDIILWLKYLLLGFVQGATEPIPVSSRGHLIIAQKLLGLKQNGLSFEILTNTASLIAICFIFRKDIGRLITGFIQFILTRKEEYKSDFLFSLYIIIGTLPAVIVALLFKDQIEDIFSSVHTVSIALLVTGVALWLIRNLRGRKQDGDLKAKDAVIVGLAQAVALIPGISRSGATVISSIAVGMKQETALRFSFMLYIPVSLGGLVMGVSDIAHDPNRSQLAIPYLIAFITTLIVTYFSMRWFMGIMAKGNLKYFSYYCFLAGILLLIFM, encoded by the coding sequence ATGGAAGATATTATACTGTGGCTTAAATACTTGTTACTAGGGTTTGTTCAAGGGGCAACTGAGCCAATCCCCGTCTCCTCGAGAGGCCATTTGATCATTGCACAGAAATTGCTAGGTTTAAAACAGAATGGGCTATCCTTTGAAATCTTAACAAATACGGCTTCACTAATTGCGATTTGTTTTATTTTCCGAAAAGATATTGGAAGATTGATCACTGGATTCATTCAATTTATTTTGACCCGCAAAGAGGAATATAAGTCAGATTTTCTATTCTCTTTGTACATCATCATTGGCACCTTGCCTGCTGTAATTGTTGCACTACTCTTTAAGGATCAGATTGAGGATATCTTCTCGTCAGTTCATACCGTATCCATTGCCTTGCTTGTTACAGGGGTAGCTTTATGGTTGATCCGTAACCTGCGTGGCCGTAAACAAGATGGTGACTTAAAGGCGAAGGATGCAGTTATCGTCGGACTTGCCCAAGCAGTCGCTCTTATTCCCGGAATAAGTCGCTCTGGTGCAACTGTCATCTCTTCCATCGCTGTGGGAATGAAACAAGAAACTGCTTTACGCTTTTCTTTTATGCTTTATATTCCTGTCAGTTTGGGCGGACTTGTCATGGGCGTATCTGATATTGCCCACGATCCTAACCGCTCGCAGCTGGCGATTCCATACTTGATTGCGTTTATTACTACACTAATCGTCACCTATTTCTCTATGCGCTGGTTTATGGGGATTATGGCTAAGGGTAATTTGAAGTATTTTTCTTATTACTGCTTCTTGGCGGGAATCCTACTCCTCATCTTTATGTAA
- a CDS encoding IS3 family transposase (programmed frameshift), protein MATRVSYPVEIKMKAIEMRLAGVPVKEVMEQLGIRNKTQLKTWMRWNRNGERHRLEQPVGKQYSYGKGPEDSSELEKVKAENRFLKQQLDLLKKYEGVGEEVEPEAVIAWIESIRNEVTVSEACRWLGIARTTYYRWKAAVRTKHTDRLVEKIRELCIRHKFRYGYRKITALLRIEQSINHKRVQRIMQCEGLQCRVRMKKRKVTGQSVHSFENLLKRQFHAEAPLQKLVTDITYLPFGGKMLYFSSILDLYNGEIVAYSIADKQDTSLVLDTLNQLPKQKKMLLHSDQGSVYTSFAYQEAVKGKGITMSMSRKGTPADNAPIESFHSTLKSETFYLEDLTSTTTAIVVKTIRDYIIYYNSIRIQAKLNNQSPMDFRRLAT, encoded by the exons TTGGCAACCAGAGTAAGTTATCCCGTGGAAATAAAGATGAAAGCTATAGAAATGAGATTAGCAGGAGTACCTGTGAAAGAGGTTATGGAGCAGCTCGGAATACGGAATAAGACACAGCTAAAGACATGGATGAGATGGAATCGAAATGGTGAACGACATCGTTTGGAGCAGCCGGTGGGTAAACAGTACAGCTATGGCAAAGGTCCGGAGGACTCTTCGGAACTCGAAAAAGTAAAGGCAGAGAACCGATTCTTAAAACAACAATTAGATCTGCTAAAAAAGTACGAGG GAGTTGGAGAGGAGGTGGAACCAGAGGCCGTTATTGCCTGGATTGAATCCATTCGAAACGAAGTGACGGTGTCTGAGGCTTGTAGATGGCTCGGAATCGCAAGAACGACTTACTACCGCTGGAAAGCAGCTGTGAGGACAAAGCATACAGACAGACTGGTGGAGAAAATCCGGGAGCTTTGCATCCGTCATAAATTCCGCTATGGGTACCGGAAAATCACGGCGCTCCTTCGGATAGAGCAGAGTATAAATCATAAGCGAGTCCAGCGGATCATGCAGTGTGAGGGGCTTCAGTGCCGCGTGAGGATGAAAAAACGAAAGGTGACTGGGCAATCTGTACACTCCTTTGAAAATCTGCTCAAGCGACAGTTTCATGCAGAAGCACCTCTGCAAAAACTCGTCACGGACATTACCTATTTGCCATTTGGCGGGAAGATGTTGTACTTCTCCAGCATTCTAGACTTGTACAATGGTGAGATTGTGGCTTACAGTATAGCAGATAAACAAGATACCTCTTTGGTGTTGGATACATTAAATCAACTTCCAAAGCAGAAAAAGATGTTGTTGCATAGCGACCAGGGCAGCGTGTATACGTCCTTTGCGTACCAGGAAGCTGTAAAAGGAAAAGGCATTACCATGAGCATGTCCCGTAAAGGAACGCCCGCTGATAATGCCCCCATTGAATCGTTTCATTCCACTCTAAAGTCTGAAACGTTCTACCTCGAAGATCTCACATCTACAACGACTGCAATCGTTGTAAAGACCATTCGAGACTACATCATTTACTATAACTCAATTCGAATTCAAGCGAAACTAAATAACCAGTCACCGATGGATTTCCGGCGACTGGCTACTTAA
- a CDS encoding hydrolase — protein MEELKSSETECMDAKKTALVVIDLQNGIVNMPNKAPHTGEQVVQKGSSLVQAFTEKGAFVVLVRVSSLDGYDMLRPQTDLKMSAAAFPEGWDTLVPELASFKNAHVISKRQWGAFFGTDLDLQLRRRGIDTIVLCGISTSIGVDTTAREAYQLGYNQFFVEDAMTASTKEEHDYVCKTIFPRIGKIRSSDEVISMLK, from the coding sequence ATGGAAGAATTAAAGAGCTCAGAAACTGAATGTATGGATGCAAAAAAAACGGCACTGGTCGTAATCGACTTGCAAAATGGAATTGTTAACATGCCTAATAAGGCACCGCATACAGGTGAGCAGGTGGTTCAGAAAGGCAGTAGTTTAGTTCAAGCCTTCACTGAAAAGGGGGCATTTGTTGTACTTGTAAGAGTATCATCGTTAGATGGATATGATATGTTAAGGCCTCAAACAGATTTGAAGATGAGTGCAGCAGCTTTTCCGGAAGGCTGGGATACTCTTGTGCCTGAATTAGCCAGTTTCAAAAATGCACATGTGATATCTAAACGTCAGTGGGGTGCATTCTTCGGAACAGATCTTGATTTGCAGTTACGTCGCCGCGGTATAGATACGATCGTATTGTGTGGTATATCTACATCCATCGGTGTGGATACGACAGCTAGAGAAGCTTATCAGCTTGGTTACAACCAATTTTTTGTGGAAGATGCCATGACTGCCTCTACTAAAGAGGAGCATGACTATGTGTGTAAAACTATTTTTCCCCGCATAGGTAAGATTCGGTCGAGTGATGAAGTAATTTCCATGTTGAAATAG
- a CDS encoding multidrug efflux MFS transporter — translation MPMWKRNLIVCWFGMFVTGVGMSQIAPVLPLYIKHLGVENADSITQFSGLAFGITFIVSAIFSPIWGQAADRFGRKPMLLRASLGMAIVISCMGFAPNVYVLIALRLLQGTITGYSTACTTLIATQTDKEHAGYALGTLSTASIAGALLGPTIGGFIAENMGLQSSFFVTGGLMLVAFITTALFVKESFHREDKRTLSIKEVWSSVPEKSLTLTLFVTFFILTVALYSVEPIITVYVSQLSKSANHVALLAGMTFSASGLANIIAAPRLGKLSDRIGAQKVILVALIAAGLLFIPQAFVQNPWQLMGLRFLLGLAAGGLVPSVNILVKKITPDALTGRVFGLNMSAGYLGTFAGSVLGGQVAAWFEIRDVFFITSALLLINAGWVYFNLYKKLSINRRENNGRIKELRN, via the coding sequence ATGCCCATGTGGAAAAGGAATTTAATTGTTTGCTGGTTCGGTATGTTTGTAACAGGTGTGGGAATGAGTCAGATTGCGCCAGTCTTGCCACTTTACATTAAGCATCTTGGCGTAGAAAATGCTGATTCCATTACTCAGTTTTCTGGCCTTGCGTTTGGGATTACCTTTATTGTTTCAGCTATTTTCTCACCCATTTGGGGGCAGGCGGCAGATAGGTTCGGGCGTAAACCCATGCTTTTACGTGCGAGTCTTGGGATGGCGATCGTTATAAGCTGTATGGGTTTTGCGCCTAATGTGTATGTATTAATTGCTCTTCGATTACTTCAGGGCACAATTACAGGGTATAGTACGGCTTGTACTACATTAATCGCTACTCAGACGGATAAGGAACATGCAGGTTATGCTTTAGGAACACTTTCAACGGCTAGTATTGCAGGTGCTTTGCTAGGTCCTACGATTGGCGGTTTTATTGCAGAGAACATGGGTTTACAAAGTTCATTTTTTGTTACGGGTGGACTGATGCTCGTTGCCTTCATTACAACTGCTTTGTTTGTGAAGGAGTCTTTTCATCGTGAAGATAAAAGAACGCTTAGTATCAAGGAAGTCTGGAGCAGTGTTCCAGAGAAGAGTCTAACGCTCACTTTGTTCGTAACCTTCTTTATTCTAACGGTTGCTTTATACTCTGTAGAGCCGATTATTACGGTATATGTGAGTCAGCTATCCAAGAGTGCTAACCATGTGGCTCTGCTTGCAGGGATGACCTTCTCCGCTTCAGGACTGGCTAACATCATAGCTGCTCCAAGACTTGGTAAGCTGTCTGATCGAATAGGTGCTCAAAAGGTCATTCTAGTAGCGCTTATAGCCGCTGGGCTTCTGTTCATTCCACAAGCGTTTGTGCAGAATCCTTGGCAGTTAATGGGTCTTCGTTTTCTACTAGGTTTAGCGGCAGGTGGTTTAGTGCCTTCTGTTAATATCCTTGTTAAGAAAATTACGCCGGATGCTCTTACAGGCAGAGTATTTGGACTTAACATGTCGGCAGGTTATCTAGGCACATTTGCGGGTTCGGTATTAGGTGGGCAAGTGGCAGCCTGGTTTGAGATCCGGGATGTATTCTTTATTACGAGTGCGTTGTTGTTGATAAATGCAGGTTGGGTATATTTTAATTTGTATAAAAAACTTAGTATAAATAGGAGAGAAAACAATGGAAGAATTAAAGAGCTCAGAAACTGA